The Pedobacter cryoconitis genome includes a window with the following:
- a CDS encoding serine hydrolase domain-containing protein, with product MSFPKLNYFFLLALTLQTISLFGQAQSLERAFPRLDSLLNVKNNKPFNGTIIIATDRKIAYERQHGSSVPGKKTPFNENNQFVIGSVSKQITAVLVLRELDKHNLNLKDPIKKYLPELTMSWADTVTIHQLLTHTHGITTLDKPLAYPAGSKFNYSTIGYQLLGKIVAKTSGKTFPELSNELFILCGMKNTFDPKLKKHQKLVNGYVEKEDGKLHLEKSPLEEFTPAATFISTARDLVLWNSAVHSGKLLSAATYKLMITPYATRQHVFLGKTDYGYGPTITNTDNLLQIGQTGYIPGFVSMDYYFPQTKTSIIMLQNTAWDLNDLSKTFSYQLQALKILKETLLHQ from the coding sequence ATGTCTTTTCCAAAACTGAATTACTTCTTTCTGTTGGCCCTAACCCTTCAGACTATTTCCCTTTTCGGACAAGCACAATCCCTGGAAAGAGCCTTTCCACGCCTCGATTCACTACTAAACGTCAAAAATAACAAACCATTCAACGGCACAATTATTATCGCCACGGATAGAAAAATAGCCTACGAACGCCAGCATGGATCTTCTGTACCCGGAAAAAAAACTCCTTTTAATGAAAACAACCAGTTTGTTATCGGATCTGTCAGCAAACAAATCACTGCCGTACTGGTCTTAAGAGAACTCGACAAACATAACCTGAACCTTAAGGATCCTATCAAGAAATACCTGCCTGAATTAACCATGTCATGGGCAGACACCGTGACTATCCACCAATTACTTACCCACACGCATGGAATTACCACACTGGACAAGCCACTGGCCTACCCCGCAGGCTCAAAATTTAACTATTCCACAATTGGCTATCAGTTACTAGGAAAAATTGTAGCTAAAACCTCTGGAAAGACTTTTCCAGAACTATCAAATGAATTATTTATTCTTTGCGGGATGAAAAACACCTTTGATCCCAAACTAAAAAAACACCAAAAACTTGTCAACGGTTATGTTGAAAAAGAAGACGGTAAACTACACCTTGAAAAATCCCCTCTGGAAGAATTTACCCCAGCAGCGACCTTTATCTCAACAGCCAGGGATTTAGTCCTCTGGAACAGCGCTGTACATTCAGGAAAGCTTCTTTCCGCAGCAACCTATAAGCTGATGATCACACCTTATGCAACCAGACAACATGTATTTCTTGGAAAAACAGACTACGGCTATGGCCCTACGATTACGAATACCGATAATCTGCTTCAAATAGGCCAGACAGGCTATATTCCCGGTTTTGTTTCCATGGATTATTATTTCCCACAAACAAAAACCAGCATTATCATGCTGCAAAACACCGCATGGGACTTAAACGACCTTTCAAAAACCTTCAGCTATCAATTACAAGCCCTAAAGATCCTTAAAGAGACCTTACTCCACCAATAA
- a CDS encoding serine hydrolase domain-containing protein, with product MRKVVVHCALFLVFSLSAAAQDVKINADSLLLQMTSAIEQGHYPKIHSVSVFKGDRAVYERYFNGFNQNSLHDSRSSFKSVTSLLVGIAIDRGLIKGVNQRVYEFFPQYPAFGKDKLKREMTLKDLLEMKSGFDCEEFNDTKDCEEEMSLSKDWVKFSLELPMKYKPGELWSYTSVDPMILSGVISKASGMTIMAFAEQYLFKPMGIIDYKWTVDPAGHGMTGGSFYIRPADMVKLGQLVKGNGIWKGKQLISKHWISQSTVCDIPIPDFSNAKSSRSQLLIPQPTFYGFYWYREVLKTKDIQQDLLFASGNGGQFIFILKDLDLTVVFTQGNYQSFKGKQAFEILAKYIVPGFSGK from the coding sequence ATGAGGAAAGTTGTGGTTCATTGTGCTTTATTTCTGGTGTTTAGCCTGAGTGCGGCTGCGCAAGATGTTAAAATCAATGCGGATTCACTTTTACTTCAAATGACCAGCGCAATTGAGCAGGGACATTATCCTAAGATTCATAGTGTTTCGGTTTTTAAAGGGGATAGGGCGGTTTATGAGCGCTATTTCAATGGTTTTAATCAGAATTCTTTGCATGATTCCCGCTCATCTTTTAAGTCGGTTACAAGTTTGCTGGTTGGGATAGCGATTGATCGTGGACTGATTAAAGGTGTTAATCAAAGGGTTTATGAGTTTTTTCCGCAGTATCCGGCTTTTGGAAAGGATAAGCTCAAAAGAGAAATGACCCTTAAGGACCTGCTTGAAATGAAGTCGGGGTTTGATTGTGAGGAGTTTAACGATACTAAGGATTGCGAGGAGGAAATGAGTTTGAGTAAGGATTGGGTAAAGTTTTCTCTGGAGCTGCCGATGAAATATAAGCCGGGTGAACTTTGGTCTTATACTTCCGTTGATCCCATGATTTTAAGTGGCGTAATCAGCAAAGCCTCAGGGATGACTATTATGGCATTTGCAGAACAGTATTTATTTAAGCCAATGGGTATTATTGATTATAAATGGACGGTTGATCCTGCCGGACATGGAATGACTGGCGGGTCGTTTTATATTCGTCCTGCGGATATGGTTAAATTAGGGCAACTGGTAAAGGGTAATGGGATTTGGAAGGGAAAACAGCTTATTTCTAAACACTGGATCAGCCAGTCTACGGTTTGTGATATTCCTATTCCTGATTTTTCCAATGCGAAATCCAGCAGAAGTCAGCTGCTTATCCCTCAGCCCACTTTTTATGGGTTTTACTGGTATCGTGAGGTGCTGAAAACAAAGGATATACAGCAGGATTTACTTTTCGCCTCGGGGAATGGGGGACAGTTCATCTTTATACTCAAAGATCTAGACTTAACGGTGGTGTTTACGCAGGGGAATTATCAGTCTTTTAAGGGCAAGCAGGCTTTTGAGATCCTGGCTAAATATATTGTGCCGGGCTTTTCTGGTAAATAA